Proteins encoded together in one Miscanthus floridulus cultivar M001 chromosome 16, ASM1932011v1, whole genome shotgun sequence window:
- the LOC136512560 gene encoding AP2-like ethylene-responsive transcription factor SMOS1, whose translation MASPNPDAAAGLQAVAVAGAGEGGSSSSLSAVAGAAAVSSGELVPRRALAVRKERVCTAKERISRMPPCAAGKRSSIYRGVTRHRWTGRYEAHLWDKSTWNQNQNKKGKQVYLGAYDDEEAAARAYDLAALKYWGAGTQINFPVSDYARDLEEMQMISKEDYLVSLRRKSSAFYRGLPKYRGLLRQLHNSRWDTSLGLGNDYMSLSCGKDIMLDGKFAGSFGLERKIDLTNYIRWWLPKKTRQSDTSKTEEIADEIRAIESSMQQTEPYKLPSLGLGSPSKPSSMGLSACSILSQSDAFKSFLEKSTKLSEECTLSKEIVEGKTVASVPATGYDTGAININMNELLVQRSTYSMAPVMPTPMKTTWSPADPSVDPLFWSNFVLPSSQPATMATITTTTTFAKNEVSSSDPFQSQE comes from the exons ATGGCCTCCCCCAACCCCGACGCGGCCGCGGGGCTGCAGGCCGTGGCTGTGGCGGGGGCAGGGGAGGGCGGCTCGTCCTCGTCGCTCAGCGCCGTTGCGGGGGCCGCGGCTGTGTCGTCCGGGGAGCTGGTGCCAAGGAGGGCGCTGGCGGTGCGGAAGGAGCGCGTGTGCACGGCCAAGGAGCGCATCAGCCGCATGCCTCCCTGTGCCGCGGGGAAGCGGAGCTCCATCTACCGCGGGGTCACCCG GCATAGGTGGACAGGTCGATATGAGGCTCACCTTTGGGACAAAAGCACGTGGAATCAGAATCAGAACAAAAAGGGGAAACAAG TATATTTAG GTGCATATGATGACGAAGAGGCTGCAGCAAGGGCCTATGACCTTGCTGCATTAAAATACTGGGGAGCTGGAACACAAATAAATTTTCCA GTCTCTGACTATGCAAGAGACCTTGAAGAGATGCAGATGATCTCCAAGGAGGACTATCTCGTCTCTCTTAGGAG AAAGAGCAGTGCCTTCTACAGGGGGTTACCAAAATATCGTGGGCTTCTTAG GCAACTTCATAATTCCAGATGGGATACCTCTTTGGGACTTGGCAATGACTACATGAGCCTTAGTTGTG GCAAGGATATCATGTTGGATGGGAAATTTGCAGGAAGCTTTGGGTTAGAGAGGAAAATTGATCTTACAAATTACATCCGGTGGTGGCTACCAAAGAAGACAAGGCAGTCAGATACATCTAAAACAGAAGAAATTGCTGACGAAATTCGAGCTATTGAAAGTTCAATGCAACAGACTGAACCCTATAAGTTGCCTTCTCTTGGCCTCGGTTCGCCATCAAAGCCCTCTTCAATGGGTTTATCAGCATGCAGCATATTATCTCAGTCTGATGCCTTTAAAAGCTTCTTGGAGAAGTCTACAAAATTATCTGAAGAATGTACTCTTAGCAAAGAAATTGTAGAAGGAAAGACTGTTGCCTCAGTACCTGCTACTGGATATGATACAGGGGCAATTAATATTAACATGAATGAGTTGCTAGTGCAAAGATCTACTTACTCAATGGCCCCTGTTATGCCTACACCAATGAAGACTACCTGGAGCCCTGCTGATCCTTCCGTGGATCCACTTTTTTGGAGCAACTTTGTTTTACCATCAAGTCAACCTGCTACAATGGcgacaataacaacaacaacaacg TTTGCAAAGAATGAGGTAAGTTCAAGTGATCCATTCCAGAGCCAAGAGTGA